The genome window taaataaacatgtatttcctaaatgtataaacccgtcctttatgtgtttacatgtacattatatgggggctgggggctgagagctgttaatgTATGGACAGAGTCCGCCAGAAAAcctcccttattttgaaattccaatgttgacaggtatggtgtaAGGTgctatgtttattattatgattatcattagtagtactgtagtagtcgTCGTAGTATTAGGTATTCTTTAATTTATTCTGTAGTTATCTGAAAGGCAGACTAACTGAGGGCTAAAAACAGACTCTCAAACAGCTGCTCTTCCTGGAATGAAGCATCACTTTATAAAACCCCACCCAGAGTTGATCTACTGACTCAGCGAGGCTCCTCCTGCTCAAACATGTGTTGTTCCCTCCCCGTTAACAGATCTGAAAGTTTAAAGATGGGTGTAAACACCATGTGATTGCATGTAAGAGCtgtgacatacacacactgcagatcaGTGAACACACAATGAGGAAATGAGTATTCAGCATTTATCTGAAAGCCGAGAGTGAAACTAACCTATATTCACTGTTGTCTAGAGAAGAAATGGCGCAGCAAGTGATTCTGGATCGAGAAAAACTGAGCTGTTCAATCTGTCTGGGTCTTCTAAAGGATCCGGTGACTATTCCCTGTGGGCACAGCTACTGCATGAGCTGTATTAAAGACTGCTGGGATGAAGAGAATGCGAAGAAAAcccacagctgccctcagtgcaggcagagcttcacaccgaggcctgtcctggGGAAAAATACAATGATAGCAGAGTTAGTGGAGGAACTGAAGAAAGTAGGACTTCAAGCCGCTTCACCTGATCTTACATATGCAGGACCTGGAGACGTGGCCTGTGATTTCTGCTCTGGGATGAAACTGAAAGCTTTCAAGTCCTGTCTGGTGTGTATGGCCTCTTGCTGTGAACAACACCTGCAGCCTCACTATGATGTAgctccattaaagaaacacaagctggttgAAGCCACCTCAAAGCTTCAGGAGAACATCTGCTCCCGTCATGACGAGGTGATGAAGATTTTCTGCCGCACTGATCAGCAGTGCATTTGTTATCTTTGCTCCATGGATGATCATAAAGGCCATGACACAGTCTccgctgcagcagagagggctGAGAGGCAGAAGGAGCTCGGGGTGAGCCGGGGAaaagtccaacagagagtccaggacagagaaaaggacGTCAAGCTGCTTCAACAGAGGGTGGAGGCTATCAATCATTCTGCTGAGGAAGCAATAAGGGACAGTGAGAAGATCTTCACTGAGTTGATCCATCTCATtaagaaaagaagctctgaagtGAAGCAGGAGATCAGATCCCAGCAGAAAACTCAAGTGAGTCAAGCTGAAGAGtttgaggagaagctgcagcaggagatcactgagctgcgGAGGAAAGACACTGAGCTTCAACAActttcacacacagaggatcacCTGCATTTCCTAAACAACTACCCCTCGCTGTCACGTGTGAGTGAGTCTAAAGACTTACCCAGCATTGATATCTGTCCTCTGCGCTCTTTTGAGGATGTGACCGCGGCGGTGTCAGAGGCCAGAGATAAACTGCAGGCTGTTCTGAGTGAGGAGTGGAGACACATCTCACTGGCAGtgactgaagtggatgttttaatGCCTCAAGCAGAGCCCAGAACCAGAGCAGAATTTATGAAATATTCTCGTCAaatcacactggatccaaataCAGCACACAGGTGTTTGTCATTGAGTGACAGGAacagaaaagcaacattaaTGGCAGTAGAACAGTTATATTCAGATCATCCAGACAGATTTGATCAATGGTGGCAGGTTCTGAGTAGAGAGGGTCTGACTGGACGTTGTTACTGGGAGGTGAAGTGGAACGGGTTTGTTTGTATAGCAGTTGCAAATAAGGATATTAGAAGAACAGGGACCAGAGAAGAATGTGTATTTGGATATAATAACAAATCTTGGTCATTACAATGTAAGAGTGGCAGTTATAACTTCAAACATAACAATATTTCTACTTCCATCTCAGGGCTTCAGTCCTTCAGAGTAGGAATTTACCTGGATCACAGGGCAGggactctctctttctacaaCGTCTCTGAAACCAtgactctcctccacagagtccAGACCACGTTCACTCAGCCTCTCTTTCCTGGATTCTGGATTCCATCAACACTATCTGGAGACACTGCTGAGTTGTGTGAGCTCACAGGAGTTTAAAGAGTGACTCGTctctatacagtaaatgttgaggtgtgt of Cottoperca gobio chromosome 14, fCotGob3.1, whole genome shotgun sequence contains these proteins:
- the LOC115018497 gene encoding tripartite motif-containing protein 16-like; protein product: MAQQVILDREKLSCSICLGLLKDPVTIPCGHSYCMSCIKDCWDEENAKKTHSCPQCRQSFTPRPVLGKNTMIAELVEELKKVGLQAASPDLTYAGPGDVACDFCSGMKLKAFKSCLVCMASCCEQHLQPHYDVAPLKKHKLVEATSKLQENICSRHDEVMKIFCRTDQQCICYLCSMDDHKGHDTVSAAAERAERQKELGVSRGKVQQRVQDREKDVKLLQQRVEAINHSAEEAIRDSEKIFTELIHLIKKRSSEVKQEIRSQQKTQVSQAEEFEEKLQQEITELRRKDTELQQLSHTEDHLHFLNNYPSLSRVSESKDLPSIDICPLRSFEDVTAAVSEARDKLQAVLSEEWRHISLAVTEVDVLMPQAEPRTRAEFMKYSRQITLDPNTAHRCLSLSDRNRKATLMAVEQLYSDHPDRFDQWWQVLSREGLTGRCYWEVKWNGFVCIAVANKDIRRTGTREECVFGYNNKSWSLQCKSGSYNFKHNNISTSISGLQSFRVGIYLDHRAGTLSFYNVSETMTLLHRVQTTFTQPLFPGFWIPSTLSGDTAELCELTGV